CGCGACGAAGGCGAGAATGATGAGGAACCACAGGACGGCGATCGCCGAGGGATAGCCCAGATCGAAGGTGTTCCAGTCGAAGGCGCGCTTGTACACATAGGTCGACACCGTCTCGGTCGACCAGAGGGGTCCGCCGCCGGTCATGATCCAAACGAGATCGAAGATCATCATCTTGCCGATGAATGACAGCACCAGGAGATTGAGGATCGTCGGCCTCAGCATCGGCACGATGATGTAGACGAGCTTGGCGAACCAGCCGCAATTGTCGAGCTCGGCCGCACCCAGCACCTCGCCCGGCAGCGCCGATAAGGCCGCCAGGAAGACGATCATGTTGAAGCCGAGCCACTTCCAGATATGCGTCGCCATCACCGACCACAGCGCGGTCGAAGGATGGCCGAGCCAGGACTGCTCCTAGGCGCCGAGCCCGAGCCAGTGCAGGAGCTGATTGGCGAGCCCCCAGTCGTAGTCGTAGATCCATACCCAGATGATGCCGACGACGACATAGGACATGAGCACCGGGGTGAACCAGACGACCCTCAGCAGCCTCCGGAAGGGCGGCCTTGCATAGAGGCAGAGCGCCAGCAAGAGACCGCCCGCCACATCGGCGATGGTGGCGACGATGGCAAAGAGCGCGGTGTTGCCGACTGCCTTCCAAAAGACCGGGTCGAGGCTGACGAGCTCGATGAAGTTGGCGAGCCCGACATAGACCTCGACACCCTGGGGCTTGATCGTATGCAGGCTGTTGTAGAAGGTCCTGACGACCGGATAGAGCATGAAGGCGCCGTAGAGCAGCAGGGCGGGTGCGAGAAAGACGAACAGCGTCCCCGGCTGGGCGCGGCGGGCGTCGACGCGCGACAGCCTCGAGCCGGCACCGAGGCGCTGGGATAGCCAAGTCCTGACCGTCATCGTCGCCTTCGGTGTCGGGGGACGGGGAACGGTCAGCCTAAGTCGCAGAATTCATTGGAGCAAATTGATTTATCGGGGCCGAATCGATAGGATAATCCTATTGATGAAAGCGACCCTCAGCCAGATCGAGGCGTTCTATTGGATCGCGCAGCTCGGCAGCTATCGCGCCGCCGCGGCACACCTCAATCTGACCCAGCCGACCGTGAGCCTGCGCATCCGCAGCCTGGAGCACGCCCTCGACATACGCCTGTTTGAGCGGGCCGGGCGCCAGGTCCGGATTACCGCCGACGGCGCGGCGATGCTGCCGGTGGCGCGGCGCATGGTGGATTTGGCCGACCAGGTGTCGGCCAAGCATGCCAACCGCGATCCGCTCCGCGGCCAGCTCCGCCTTGGCGCCCCCGCGAGCTTCGCCTTGAGCTGCATGGCCGATCTCTTGGGCGCGTTGAAGCAGCAATACCCGGAGCTGACGGTGGCGCTCACCATCGACAACAGCGTGGTCTTGCGCGAGCGGCTCAACAACCGCGAGCTCGACGTCGCCTTCGTCGTCGAACCCAAGGTCGAGCCCTATGTGCGCCTGGAGCCGCTCGGCGTCATGACCCATGCCTGGGTCAGAAGCCCGGTGCTGGCTCTGCCGGCCGATGTGGTCGAGCCCGGGGATCTTGTGCATTGCCAGGTGCTGACGCACCCGGAGCCCTCGAACCTGACCGTGCTGGTGCTGAACTGGTTCGCCTCGGCCGGTCTCGAGCCCGAGCATTTGAGCACCTGCAACGATCTCTCGGTCATCATCCGGCTGACCGCCGCCGGCGAAGGTGTGAGCCTGCTGCCGACGGCGATCATCGCGGCCGAGCTGGCCTCGGGCGCGTTGGTCACCATGAAAGCGCGGCCGGAGATCGCCCGCCCGCATCTCTATCTGGCATATCAGGCCGACAAGATCGGGCCCCGGATGAGCACGCTCATCGCCATCGCGCGCCGCGTGCTCTCGCGCTCGACCCTGCTTGCCTCCGGCTGACCCTCGCCCTCCCGCGACGACGCGGGTCCCTCCCTCTCCCGCGGTGCGGGAGAGAGGCTTAAGCCAACGCGACTCCAAGCCCCTCTCCCGCAATGCGGGAGAGGGTGCCGAGCGCGAGCGAGGCGGGTGAGGGTCTTGCCCGTTCAGCCCTTGAAGCAGGCGGTGTTCATCATCTTGACCGCCTGATCGACGGGCAAGAGGCCGCCCGGGAAGGCGCTGTTCGTCACCTGCGCGAAGCCGTCCTTGCACTGGCCTTGGACCAAGTCGCGCGGGCCGCCGACGAAATAGTCGACGCCCTTTTGCCGGTCCATGAGTTCGGTGAAGTAGGCAGCCCAGGGACCGCTGAACTCTTTGACCTCGGCCTTGATCGCGGTCTGCAGATAGACCGTTTCGATCCAGCGCTTGCCCATCTCCGGCGTCGACATCGCATTCAAGAACGCGGCGGCGAGCGGCTTATTTTTGCTGGCGGCGTTGATGGCGAAGCTGGCGCCGATCGCCGAGGTCTTGCACTGGTTGCAGGCGGCGTTGTCCATGGCCGGATACTGCATGACGCCCAAGGGGAAGTCCTTGGCCTGGCCGCCCTTGTCCTCGGGCACGAAGGCGCGGCCGGTGTACCAGCTTCCCATCGGCAGCATGAGGGCGCCCGGCTTCGTATAGAAATAGTAGTGCGACTCGCCGAGCTTGAGCGTCATGAAGTTCTTGGGGTAGGCGCCGGCATCCACCCGCTCCTTGGTCCATTTGAAGACCTCGACCACCCGCGGATCCTCGAAGGAAAGCTTGCCGGTCCACAGCTTGCGATAGTCGTCCTTGCCGAGCTTCCGCAAGAGCGCCTCGCCGATGACGTAGGCGCCGGGGAAGGGGCGGTCGCCCACACCCTGGGCGATCGGGGTCATGCCCTCGGCCTTCGCCTTCTTCACCAGATCGAGGAACTGCGCCTGGGTCAGCTGGCCATTCGCCGGCAGGCTCACGCCGAGCTTCTTCAAGAGATCCTTGTTGTAATAGATCTCGTTGGTATAGGCCTCCTGCGGCAAGCCATAGGTCTTGCCGTTATGGGTCCAGACTTGGCGCGCCCAGTCTTGGATCCGGGTCCAATCGACGAGATCGTCGAGGGGGGCGAGATAGCCGGCTTGCACGTATTCGACCCAATCCGGCTCGACATAGAGCACGTCCGGTCCTTGCCCTGCCGGCAGCGCGGTCTTGAGCGCCGCCAGGAGCGGGTTCTTCTCGTACCAGGTGATCTTCACATGCGCGCCGGGATGCGACTTCTCCAGGTTCTTCGCGGCCAATTCGCGGAAGGCGACCTTCGCATCCTCGTCGGCCTCGTGGCTCCACACCGTCAATGTCACGTCTTCGGCCAAGGCAATTTTGGGCGAGATGCCGAGACCCGCCGCCGCCGTCAGCACCGCACCGGCGATGCAGCTCCGCATGAGGTCGGTTGCCATGGTTTGCTCCCTGTTCTGCCGAGGGTTCACAGACTAGGTCCCGGTCTTGGCGGGCACTAATTGGAAACATGCGAGCGCATTGATAGGAGTTTCCTATTGGCGCGCCGATCCGCGCTCCGATTGCCAAGCTTCCGCCCATCGCCGATAGTTCGCCCATGACATTGGATAATCAGCAAACGGTTCAGGATCAGCATGCGCGGCCGAACCGGTTCGAGATCGATTTGGGTGCCATCGCCGGGTTCAGCCGCAACATCAGAAAGCTCGTGGGTCCCGACACCACGATCTTCGCCACGCTGAAGTGCAATGCCTATGGCTTCGGCCTGCTGCCGGTCGCGCGCACGGTCTTGAGCGCCGGCCTCGATGCGCTCGCCATGGTCGACCGCGCCAATGCGATCGAGCTCCGCCAAGCCGGCGTTGTCCAGCCGATCCTCGTCTATCCCGGCTCCATCGCCACCGCCGAGGCGGTCGCTGCCGTGGAAGCCCATGATCTCATCCCGACCTTGGTTGATCTCGAATCCGCGGCGATCTATTCCCGCTTCGCCACGCGCCCGCTCAAGGTCGCGGTCAAGGTCGATATCGGCCAGGAGCGGCTGGGATTCCCGGCCGAAGCGGCAGCGGAGGCGATTGCCGCCATCGGCCGCATGCAGCGGCTCCAGGTCCACATCGTGAACGCGCATCCGAACGTGCCGACGCCGCCCTCGATGGACTATCTCGAATGGCAGCTCGGCCGCTTTGAAGCGATCATGCGCCAGCTGGACAAGCGCGGCATCACGGTGCCGATCCGCATGATCGCCAGCTCGAAGATCCTCGCCATGGCGCCGCGCCTGCATTTGAGCGGCGTCGATCCCGGGCAGATGCTGTTCGGGCCGTTCAAGCAAGCGGGCGACGTGCCTTGGCCGACCCAGCGCCAAGCCTTCCGGTCGCTATCCAGCCGCCTCATCCATGTGCGCGCCATCGAGCGCAGCCAGTACCTTAAGGAAGCGCCGTTCCCGATCAAAAGCGGCATGCGCATCGGGGTCATTCCCATCGGTTCGGCCGATGGTGCCGCTGAGCTGCATGCGGGCGAGGCGCTGGTGCGCGGCAAGCGCGTGCCGGTGATCGGCGCCTCGCTCGAGCACACCCGCCTCGATCTCAGCGCCGTCAGCAATGCGGCGCTGGGCGACGAGGTGGTGCTGATCGGCGAGCAGAACGGCGAGGCGATCACCCCCGAAGTCGCCGTCGCCTTTCAGCAGCACGCCCGCGTTGCCGATCTTGCCATGGCGGTCAGGCCGAGTATTCCCAGGCGCTACATCGGACCCGACTGAGACCGGTTAGCGCTTCGCTCTCTTGCCGTAGCGCGTCTCCAGCTCGCTGGCTGCCTTCGCTTCCGGCAGGAGCTTGGTGCCGGCGAGCCAGAGCTCGCGCTGGCGGCCGCTCTGGCTCCTGACACGCCGGACCGCCTCGCCATGGCTTCCCGTGCCGCTGGCGAGTGCCACGCGGCCGCGATCGCGCCCGGTGACCTCGATCTCGCTCGCATCCTTGAAGGCATCGGGGAAACCCTCAGGCAGTCCGGGATTGACCACCACCACGCGCTCGCCGACCGGTAGCAGATCGAAGGTGCCCCACAGGCTCCACCAGCGGCCGGTCCAGCCTACGAGCCGCCTCGCGGGCGCGCCGTGCTTGGCGAAATGCCTGAGGATGTGGACGATGCCGTCCTGCCAGGGATGCGCGCGGCCATCGGCGGCATTGGTCAAGACCGAGACCGTCAGATCCTGCTCGGGGATCGTGCTGGTGCGGGTGATGTAGCCTTGGAAGCCGCCGGCATGGCCGAACCAATCCCATTCGCCGGTGGTGCCGCTGATGATGCCGAGCCCGTAATAGCGCTCGAGGGCCGAATGCGGCAGGCGCCATTGCCGGCGGATCATCTCGCGCCGGCTCGCGGGCGAGAGCACGCTCGCCTTGGCCCGGGGCGAGAGCTGGTTGAAGAAGCGGGCGAGATCGGAAGCCGTGCTGATGAAGCCGGTCGCCGCCGCCAGCGCATGGGTCGAGTTGGTGCCGGGGATGGTAACGCGGCGGCCGAGGGGCAGTTTGGTCGAATGGCCGCGGGCGAACGGCGTACCCCGGGCAATGGGCACGTCCGGCTGGGTCTCCTGGAGGCCGACCGCATCGACGATCTCGCGCTTGATCCAGGAATTATAGGACTCGCCGGTGACCGCCTCGATGACGAAGCCGGCCAGCCCATAGGCGTGGTTCGAATATTTGAAGCGCGTGTTCGGCTCCAGGATCGGCGCCACGGCGAGATCGGCGCGGAGCTCGGTGGCGTTCCGAAACGGCCGCCGGTCGGTCCACTGGCCCGCATCGGTGCCGTCGCGGATGATGCCGGCGCTGTGGGAGAGGAGCTGCGCCACGGTGGCCTTGGCCACCGCGGGATGCAGATTGCGGACATGGAGGCCTGCCGGATCGTCGAGCTTGAGCTTGCCCTGCTCGCGCAGCTTCATGATGCCGGTCGCGGTGAAGCTCTTGGAATGCGAGGCGACGCGGTAGCGGTGGCGCGGCGTCAGCGCGATGTCGCGCGCCTGGTCGGCGTGGCCATAGGCTTGTTCCAGAACGATCCGGCCCCGATACGCGACGGCGATGACGCAGCCCGGCTGCTCCGAGAGACGCATCTGGAACTCGATCCAATCGGGAATGTAGTCGAGGGCGGCGGCGAGCCATCGGTCCATGGGACGTGCTCCTGGTCGGCTGCGGGTGAGGGGGGTGGATCGGCTGGGTGTCTTCGTTCGGACGAGCATAGCGGCAGCCCGGCCAGGAGGACAAATTCGAGGGGCCCGGACCCCGCAGAGCGAATATGGACGCAACAATCGGAGCGCAGCCTTCGGCCGCGGTCTCTAGATCTGAGCCGGTTGCTTCTCTCGAAAGGGTCAGATCCCGTGCATGCCCCCACTTCGCCACCCCTGCCGCCCGCCTTCATTCGCCTCGCATGGTCCAATCTTGCCGCGCAATCGGCCGAACAGATCGGCCTTGCCGCCGCACCCCTCGTGGCCGTGCTGGCGCTGGGTGCGGGCGCCGGCGAGACCGGTCTCCTGCAGGCGGCGCAGACGCTGCCGTTTCTGCTTCTATCCCTGCCGGCTGGCATGCTCGCCGACCGCAGCTCGCGCCGGCGGTTGATGGCGGCGGCCGAAATCCTGCGTGCCTTGTCGCTGCTCGCGATCCTTGCCCTAGCGGCCCTCGGCCTCTTGAGCCTGCCGCTCCTGGCGCTTTTGGGCTTCGTTGGTGCCACGGGGACGGTCGCTTATAGCGTGGCCGCACCCTCTCTCGTGCCGGCGCTGGTACCCCGCGCCGCACTGGTCCGTGCCAATGGCCGGATCGAGCTCGCCCGCACGGCGGCGTTCGCGGCCGGGCCGGCGCTCGCCGGCACGCTGGTCGCCTGGACCGGGGCGGCACCTTCCTTCGCCTTTGCCGCAGGGCTATCGCTTGCCGCCGGGCTGCTGTTCGTGAGCCTGCCCGAGCCGCCCCGGCCGGCACCGGCGCCGCGGCACGTGCTGGATGAGATCAAGGAGGGCGGCGGCTTCGTTCTCGGCCATTCCTTGCTGCTGCCGATCTTCCTGACTCAGCTCGTCTTCAACACGGCATTTTTCGTGCTGCAAGCCGTCTACGTCCCCTATGCCGTTCATCGCCTCGGCTTGTCCGCCGCCGCCGTCGGCGCGACACTCTCCGTCTACGGAATCGGCATGGTCGCGGGCGCGCTAATGGCGCCCAGGATCAACGCCGCACTGCCCTTCGGACTGGTAATCGTCATCGGTCCCGTGGTCGGACTCGCTGCCTCGATCGTAATGGCGCTCACCATCTGGTTCCCTTCGGCCGTCTTGGCGGCGATCAGCTTCTTCCTCATCGGCATCGGTCCGATCATCTGGGTCATCAGCACGACCACGCTCCGCCAGAGTGTGACACCGCCGGGTCTCTTGGGCCGCGTCTCCGCCATCTTCATGATGGCAACCGGCGCCCGGCCCTTGGGTGCCGCCATCGGCGCGCTCGTCGGCAGCCTCTACGGCATGGAGACCTGCCTCATCGTTGCCACCGCCGGCTTCTTGCTCCAGGCGGTGGTGATCCTAACCTCGCCCGTCCTCCGCCTGGCGCGACAGCCGGATGCCGAGGCCGATGGCAGAGTGAAATCCTCACCTGCGTTGATGGGGGCGACCCCGGCCGATTGACGAGGTTCCGGGCCTCGCATACTTTCATCTCCATGAATCGATTCTTCCGCATCGCTCGGGCCCAATCGCAACGTCGTGCAAACGGCGGCGGCCCCGGCGCGTGCGGAACGGCGAGGGGCTTCGGCGCAAAGACGAGCCCTTTGAGAGCGCTCGTCTAGCTCGAGGCCTCGACCCACCTGGCAACGAAAGGCCCCGCCGATCACCCTCGGCGGGGCCTTTCGTTTTTGCCGCTCGCATCGTTCAACGCAAGGGGACAGAAATGATCGACATCGAGCTCTATCTTGCCTTCGTGCTCGCTA
This sequence is a window from Pseudomonadota bacterium. Protein-coding genes within it:
- a CDS encoding extracellular solute-binding protein — encoded protein: MATDLMRSCIAGAVLTAAAGLGISPKIALAEDVTLTVWSHEADEDAKVAFRELAAKNLEKSHPGAHVKITWYEKNPLLAALKTALPAGQGPDVLYVEPDWVEYVQAGYLAPLDDLVDWTRIQDWARQVWTHNGKTYGLPQEAYTNEIYYNKDLLKKLGVSLPANGQLTQAQFLDLVKKAKAEGMTPIAQGVGDRPFPGAYVIGEALLRKLGKDDYRKLWTGKLSFEDPRVVEVFKWTKERVDAGAYPKNFMTLKLGESHYYFYTKPGALMLPMGSWYTGRAFVPEDKGGQAKDFPLGVMQYPAMDNAACNQCKTSAIGASFAINAASKNKPLAAAFLNAMSTPEMGKRWIETVYLQTAIKAEVKEFSGPWAAYFTELMDRQKGVDYFVGGPRDLVQGQCKDGFAQVTNSAFPGGLLPVDQAVKMMNTACFKG
- a CDS encoding beta-lactamase family protein, translated to MDRWLAAALDYIPDWIEFQMRLSEQPGCVIAVAYRGRIVLEQAYGHADQARDIALTPRHRYRVASHSKSFTATGIMKLREQGKLKLDDPAGLHVRNLHPAVAKATVAQLLSHSAGIIRDGTDAGQWTDRRPFRNATELRADLAVAPILEPNTRFKYSNHAYGLAGFVIEAVTGESYNSWIKREIVDAVGLQETQPDVPIARGTPFARGHSTKLPLGRRVTIPGTNSTHALAAATGFISTASDLARFFNQLSPRAKASVLSPASRREMIRRQWRLPHSALERYYGLGIISGTTGEWDWFGHAGGFQGYITRTSTIPEQDLTVSVLTNAADGRAHPWQDGIVHILRHFAKHGAPARRLVGWTGRWWSLWGTFDLLPVGERVVVVNPGLPEGFPDAFKDASEIEVTGRDRGRVALASGTGSHGEAVRRVRSQSGRQRELWLAGTKLLPEAKAASELETRYGKRAKR
- a CDS encoding LysR family transcriptional regulator, with translation MKATLSQIEAFYWIAQLGSYRAAAAHLNLTQPTVSLRIRSLEHALDIRLFERAGRQVRITADGAAMLPVARRMVDLADQVSAKHANRDPLRGQLRLGAPASFALSCMADLLGALKQQYPELTVALTIDNSVVLRERLNNRELDVAFVVEPKVEPYVRLEPLGVMTHAWVRSPVLALPADVVEPGDLVHCQVLTHPEPSNLTVLVLNWFASAGLEPEHLSTCNDLSVIIRLTAAGEGVSLLPTAIIAAELASGALVTMKARPEIARPHLYLAYQADKIGPRMSTLIAIARRVLSRSTLLASG
- a CDS encoding alanine racemase, whose product is MTLDNQQTVQDQHARPNRFEIDLGAIAGFSRNIRKLVGPDTTIFATLKCNAYGFGLLPVARTVLSAGLDALAMVDRANAIELRQAGVVQPILVYPGSIATAEAVAAVEAHDLIPTLVDLESAAIYSRFATRPLKVAVKVDIGQERLGFPAEAAAEAIAAIGRMQRLQVHIVNAHPNVPTPPSMDYLEWQLGRFEAIMRQLDKRGITVPIRMIASSKILAMAPRLHLSGVDPGQMLFGPFKQAGDVPWPTQRQAFRSLSSRLIHVRAIERSQYLKEAPFPIKSGMRIGVIPIGSADGAAELHAGEALVRGKRVPVIGASLEHTRLDLSAVSNAALGDEVVLIGEQNGEAITPEVAVAFQQHARVADLAMAVRPSIPRRYIGPD
- a CDS encoding MFS transporter, which produces MHAPTSPPLPPAFIRLAWSNLAAQSAEQIGLAAAPLVAVLALGAGAGETGLLQAAQTLPFLLLSLPAGMLADRSSRRRLMAAAEILRALSLLAILALAALGLLSLPLLALLGFVGATGTVAYSVAAPSLVPALVPRAALVRANGRIELARTAAFAAGPALAGTLVAWTGAAPSFAFAAGLSLAAGLLFVSLPEPPRPAPAPRHVLDEIKEGGGFVLGHSLLLPIFLTQLVFNTAFFVLQAVYVPYAVHRLGLSAAAVGATLSVYGIGMVAGALMAPRINAALPFGLVIVIGPVVGLAASIVMALTIWFPSAVLAAISFFLIGIGPIIWVISTTTLRQSVTPPGLLGRVSAIFMMATGARPLGAAIGALVGSLYGMETCLIVATAGFLLQAVVILTSPVLRLARQPDAEADGRVKSSPALMGATPAD